In a single window of the Micromonospora sp. WMMD1155 genome:
- a CDS encoding dihydrofolate reductase family protein: MRELTFGMSVSLDGYVAAPGDDLGWGVPSDELFQWWSDRVAATGTALYGRRLWEAMSSHWPTADQRPGARPAEIEFAGRWRDMPKVVFSSTISSVDWNARLFSGDAISEITRLKAEDGGTLDIAGATLAAAAMREGLIDEYAVVTHPVLIGGGKPFFTALDRWVNLTLVETRTFPGGVVLTRYETRR, from the coding sequence ATGCGGGAACTGACCTTCGGTATGAGCGTGAGCCTGGACGGCTACGTCGCCGCCCCCGGCGACGATCTCGGCTGGGGTGTGCCGAGCGACGAGCTGTTCCAGTGGTGGTCCGACCGGGTGGCGGCGACGGGCACGGCGCTCTACGGGCGCAGACTGTGGGAGGCGATGAGTTCCCACTGGCCGACCGCCGACCAGCGGCCGGGCGCCAGACCGGCGGAGATCGAGTTCGCCGGCCGCTGGCGGGACATGCCGAAGGTGGTGTTCTCCTCGACGATCAGCTCGGTCGACTGGAACGCCCGCCTGTTCAGCGGCGACGCGATCAGCGAGATCACCCGGCTCAAGGCCGAGGACGGCGGCACCCTGGACATCGCCGGCGCCACGCTCGCCGCGGCGGCCATGCGGGAGGGGCTGATCGACGAGTACGCGGTCGTCACCCACCCGGTCCTGATCGGTGGGGGCAAGCCGTTCTTCACGGCCCTGGACAGGTGGGTGAACCTGACCCTGGTGGAAACCCGCACGTTCCCCGGCGGTGTGGTCTTGACCAGGTACGAGACCAGGCGCTGA
- a CDS encoding arabinofuranosidase catalytic domain-containing protein, producing MKVNSAPRRVMAAGISLALLSAAIGIVSTAPAAVAATQGPCDIFASGGTPCVAAHSTTRALYGTYNGPLYQVRRSSDNATQDVGVLSVGGSANASTQDSFCANTNCVITVIYDQSGRNNRLTQAPPGHFVGPAPGGWDNLADAKAAPVTVGGQKAYGVYIAPGTGYRNNNTNGVATGDQPEGIYAVVDGTHYNQWCCFDYGNAQTNNLADERAIMETVYFGANKQWGYGAGSGPWIMADLEWGLFSGVNAGYNNIASINHRFVTAMVKGEPNHWAIRGGSAQSGSLTTYFDGPRPAGYHPMKKEGAILLGIGGDNSITGRGTFFEGVLTSGYPSAATENAVQANITAAAYAPATGSNPQQNVQLLGGQSGRCVDVPNGVSTNGTQVQLWDCISNSTAQRWTHTAAKQLQVYGSKCLDANGAGTSNGTQVIIWDCHGGTNQQWNVNANGTITGAQSGLCLDANGAGTANGTKLILWSCNGGANQRWTPRS from the coding sequence ATGAAAGTGAACAGCGCACCTCGCCGCGTCATGGCCGCCGGAATCTCGCTGGCGCTGCTCAGTGCTGCGATCGGGATCGTCTCCACCGCGCCGGCGGCGGTCGCCGCGACTCAGGGGCCCTGTGACATCTTCGCCTCGGGCGGAACGCCGTGCGTGGCGGCGCACAGCACCACCCGGGCGCTGTACGGCACCTACAACGGGCCTCTCTACCAGGTCCGGCGCTCCTCGGACAACGCGACCCAGGACGTCGGCGTGCTGAGCGTCGGTGGTTCCGCCAACGCCTCCACCCAGGACTCGTTCTGCGCCAACACCAACTGCGTCATCACGGTGATCTACGACCAGTCCGGCCGAAACAACCGCCTCACCCAGGCGCCACCCGGTCACTTCGTCGGCCCCGCCCCGGGCGGTTGGGACAACCTCGCCGACGCGAAGGCCGCGCCGGTCACCGTCGGTGGCCAGAAGGCGTACGGGGTCTACATCGCGCCCGGCACCGGCTACCGCAACAACAACACCAACGGCGTCGCAACCGGCGACCAACCGGAGGGGATCTACGCGGTCGTGGACGGCACGCACTACAACCAGTGGTGCTGCTTCGACTATGGCAACGCGCAGACGAACAACCTGGCGGACGAGCGCGCGATCATGGAGACCGTCTACTTCGGCGCCAACAAGCAGTGGGGCTACGGGGCGGGGAGCGGCCCCTGGATCATGGCCGACCTGGAGTGGGGGCTGTTCTCCGGGGTGAACGCGGGCTACAACAACATCGCCTCCATCAATCACCGCTTCGTCACAGCCATGGTCAAGGGTGAGCCGAACCACTGGGCGATCCGGGGCGGCTCCGCCCAGTCGGGCAGCCTGACGACCTACTTCGACGGGCCACGCCCCGCCGGCTACCACCCGATGAAGAAGGAGGGGGCCATCCTTCTCGGGATCGGCGGCGACAACAGCATCACCGGGCGCGGCACCTTCTTCGAGGGCGTACTGACCTCCGGCTACCCGTCGGCGGCCACTGAGAACGCCGTGCAGGCCAACATCACCGCCGCCGCGTACGCCCCGGCGACCGGCAGCAACCCGCAACAGAACGTCCAACTTCTGGGCGGGCAGTCCGGTCGCTGCGTCGACGTGCCGAACGGCGTCTCCACCAACGGCACCCAGGTGCAACTGTGGGACTGCATCAGCAACAGCACGGCCCAGCGCTGGACCCATACCGCGGCCAAGCAGCTCCAGGTCTACGGCAGCAAGTGCCTCGACGCGAACGGAGCCGGCACCAGCAACGGCACCCAAGTGATCATCTGGGACTGCCACGGCGGCACCAACCAGCAATGGAACGTCAACGCCAACGGCACCATCACCGGCGCGCAATCCGGACTCTGCCTGGACGCGAACGGTGCCGGGACCGCGAACGGCACCAAGCTCATCCTCTGGTCCTGCAACGGCGGTGCCAACCAGCGATGGACCCCGCGTAGTTGA
- a CDS encoding ATP-binding protein — translation MPTRHLIPRRAAAQVNAALADTRVVLISGARQAGKSTLVRLVAGDRLAERRDLDRAQDRAAAIADPVGFVDSSELLVIDEIQRAPELLLAIKAAVDEDPRPGRYLLTGSSRLFGMVAAPDALPGRMETVELWPFSQGELDAAPDGFVDAVFTLGPDLRHESEVTRADYAARIVRGGLPEATTRTDPRRRQRFLDAYVQALIDRDVRQLSDIQHKGELRKLVRLLAARSATIIAANSLESALGLSRPTIARYLQALEEIFLVKRIPGWSRNLGTRTTAAPKLIFVDSGIAANETATDARALLRPGAPFGPLLGSFVLSELSRQLTWSEQPVDLSHYRDQSRYEVDAVLENRAGQVVGIEVKAATTVGPDDFRGLRRLADRLGEDFIAGIVLYTGTSTLPFGDRLRAMPVSALWEVSASTTD, via the coding sequence GTGCCCACACGGCACCTGATCCCCCGCCGCGCCGCCGCGCAGGTCAATGCCGCTCTGGCGGACACTCGCGTCGTCTTGATCAGCGGAGCGCGTCAAGCAGGCAAGAGCACCCTGGTCCGCCTCGTCGCCGGCGATCGTCTAGCCGAACGCCGCGATCTTGATCGTGCTCAGGACCGGGCAGCGGCTATCGCCGATCCCGTCGGGTTCGTGGACTCCTCCGAACTCCTGGTCATCGACGAGATCCAACGCGCTCCGGAACTCCTGTTGGCCATCAAGGCTGCGGTCGACGAGGACCCCCGTCCGGGCCGGTACCTGCTCACCGGATCGTCACGGCTGTTCGGCATGGTGGCTGCACCGGACGCGTTGCCCGGCCGGATGGAGACCGTGGAGCTCTGGCCGTTCTCCCAAGGAGAACTCGACGCAGCGCCGGACGGATTCGTCGACGCCGTCTTCACGCTCGGTCCGGACCTGCGACACGAGTCGGAGGTGACCCGCGCCGACTACGCGGCCAGGATAGTGCGTGGCGGCCTACCCGAGGCCACCACCCGTACCGACCCGCGCCGCCGCCAACGGTTCCTCGACGCCTACGTCCAGGCGCTCATCGACCGCGATGTCCGGCAGCTGTCCGACATCCAGCACAAGGGCGAGCTACGCAAACTGGTACGCCTGCTCGCGGCCAGGTCCGCGACCATCATCGCCGCCAACTCCCTCGAATCCGCCCTCGGGCTCAGTCGACCGACGATCGCCCGCTACCTCCAGGCCCTGGAAGAGATATTCCTGGTCAAACGGATCCCCGGCTGGTCCCGCAACCTGGGCACCCGCACCACCGCCGCGCCCAAACTGATCTTTGTCGACTCGGGCATCGCCGCCAACGAGACCGCGACCGACGCCCGGGCACTGCTCCGGCCGGGCGCACCGTTCGGCCCACTCCTCGGGTCATTCGTCCTGTCCGAACTCTCCCGCCAGCTCACCTGGTCCGAGCAGCCCGTCGACCTCTCTCACTACCGCGATCAGAGCAGGTACGAAGTCGACGCGGTGCTCGAGAACCGAGCTGGTCAGGTGGTCGGGATCGAAGTCAAAGCAGCCACCACCGTCGGACCCGACGACTTCCGCGGGCTACGCCGCCTCGCCGACCGGCTCGGCGAGGACTTCATCGCCGGCATCGTCCTCTACACCGGAACCTCCACGCTGCCGTTCGGCGACAGGCTCCGCGCGATGCCTGTCAGCGCCCTGTGGGAGGTTTCCGCCTCGACAACAGACTGA
- a CDS encoding 2-oxoacid:ferredoxin oxidoreductase subunit beta: protein MSEPVALKLTAKDFKSDQEVRWCPGCGDYAILAAIQQFMPELNIPRERTVFVSGIGCSSRFPYYMNTYGMHSIHGRAPAIATGLSVSRPDLSVWVVTGDGDALSIGGNHLIHALRRNVNLKILLFNNRIYGLTKGQYSPTSEVGKITKSTPAGSADAPFNPLSLALGAEASFVGRTIDSDRKHLQSVLRAAAEHEGSAFVEIYQNCNIFNDGAFDQLKDPSTRDDYLIRLEHGKPITFGAAREPNGQPGGGDGRFCVVHPPGGFGLEVRETNSVSPEEIVVHDATVNDPAYAFALSRLPGLDLRNTPIGVFRSVDRPSYDSVVQGQLAAAKATVTETPEQQLAGLLGSGDTWTIL, encoded by the coding sequence ATGTCTGAGCCCGTCGCCCTCAAGCTCACCGCCAAGGACTTCAAGTCCGACCAGGAGGTGCGCTGGTGCCCCGGCTGCGGTGACTACGCCATCCTGGCGGCCATCCAGCAGTTCATGCCGGAGCTGAACATCCCCCGGGAGCGCACCGTCTTCGTCTCCGGGATCGGTTGCTCGTCCCGCTTCCCGTACTACATGAACACGTACGGCATGCACTCGATCCACGGTCGCGCCCCGGCGATCGCGACCGGCCTGTCGGTGTCCCGGCCGGACCTGTCGGTCTGGGTGGTCACCGGCGACGGTGACGCGCTCTCCATCGGCGGCAACCACCTGATCCACGCCCTGCGGCGCAACGTCAACCTCAAGATCCTGCTGTTCAACAACCGGATCTACGGTCTGACCAAGGGTCAGTACTCGCCCACCTCCGAGGTCGGCAAGATCACCAAGTCGACCCCGGCCGGCTCGGCGGACGCGCCATTCAATCCGCTCTCGCTCGCGCTCGGCGCGGAGGCCAGCTTCGTCGGCCGGACCATCGACTCCGACCGCAAGCACCTGCAGTCGGTGCTGCGGGCCGCCGCCGAACACGAGGGTTCGGCCTTCGTGGAGATCTACCAAAACTGCAACATCTTCAACGACGGGGCGTTCGACCAGCTCAAGGACCCGTCCACCCGGGACGACTACCTGATCCGCCTGGAGCACGGAAAGCCGATCACCTTCGGCGCTGCTCGCGAGCCGAACGGCCAGCCCGGCGGAGGCGACGGGCGGTTCTGCGTGGTTCACCCGCCGGGCGGCTTCGGCCTGGAGGTCAGGGAGACCAACTCGGTCAGCCCCGAGGAGATCGTCGTGCACGACGCGACGGTCAACGACCCGGCGTACGCGTTCGCGCTGTCCCGGCTGCCCGGCCTGGACCTGCGCAACACGCCGATCGGGGTGTTCCGCTCGGTGGACCGACCGTCCTACGACAGCGTGGTGCAGGGTCAGCTCGCGGCGGCCAAGGCGACGGTCACCGAGACACCCGAGCAGCAGCTCGCGGGCCTGCTGGGCAGCGGCGACACCTGGACGATTCTCTGA
- a CDS encoding ATP-dependent Clp protease proteolytic subunit, with protein sequence MIWYDTTMRDGGQPSFGDQVFERLLRERIVFLGTEVTEESANQICAQILLLAAEDADSDIYLYINSPGGSVSAGMAVYDTMRYVRNDVATLALGFAGSMGQFLLCAGAAGKRYALPHSRIMMHQPSGGMGGTASDITIQAENMLHVKRTMQELIAQHSGRTLEEIQRDWDRDRWFTAEEAREYGLVDHVLSRADQLATV encoded by the coding sequence ATGATCTGGTACGACACGACCATGCGGGACGGCGGGCAGCCGTCCTTCGGCGACCAGGTGTTCGAGCGGCTGTTGCGGGAGCGGATCGTCTTCCTCGGCACCGAGGTGACCGAGGAGTCGGCCAACCAGATCTGCGCGCAGATCCTGCTGCTCGCCGCCGAGGACGCCGACTCGGACATCTACCTCTACATCAACTCCCCAGGCGGTTCGGTGAGCGCCGGGATGGCGGTCTACGACACGATGCGCTACGTCCGCAACGACGTGGCCACGCTGGCGCTCGGATTCGCCGGCTCGATGGGGCAGTTCCTGCTCTGCGCGGGCGCGGCCGGCAAGCGGTACGCGTTACCGCACTCGCGGATCATGATGCACCAGCCCTCCGGAGGGATGGGCGGCACCGCCTCGGACATCACCATTCAGGCGGAGAACATGCTGCACGTGAAGCGGACGATGCAGGAGCTGATCGCCCAGCACAGTGGACGGACGCTCGAGGAGATCCAACGCGACTGGGACCGGGACCGGTGGTTCACCGCCGAGGAGGCGCGGGAGTACGGCCTCGTCGACCATGTGCTCAGCCGAGCCGACCAGCTGGCGACCGTCTGA
- a CDS encoding transposase, with protein sequence METCDRSPFPKLWLLAAHAGLAPVSRDSGRRQGHQIRPHRYHRGLRRVFSMSSFTALTHCPRSRAYYDKKRAEGKTHRQATAALSRQRLNVLWACIRDKIPYQPKQPRSAELAPCELA encoded by the coding sequence ATGGAGACTTGCGACCGATCGCCCTTTCCGAAGTTGTGGCTACTCGCCGCCCACGCCGGGCTCGCCCCGGTATCCCGCGACTCCGGCCGCAGGCAGGGTCACCAGATCCGACCGCACCGCTACCACCGCGGCCTACGCCGGGTGTTCAGCATGTCCAGCTTCACCGCCCTGACCCACTGCCCACGATCACGCGCCTACTACGACAAGAAACGAGCCGAGGGGAAGACCCACCGCCAAGCCACCGCCGCCCTGTCCAGACAACGCCTCAACGTCCTCTGGGCCTGCATCCGCGACAAGATCCCCTACCAGCCCAAACAACCAAGATCAGCAGAGCTGGCACCATGCGAACTCGCGTAG
- a CDS encoding NAD(P)H-dependent oxidoreductase, with amino-acid sequence MHLLHIDSSIRGDWSVSRKLTARAVANWRAAHPDGTVAYRDLGKDPLPHLDADGGLARMTPPEQHSPAQRESWELSERLVDEVKQADVVLLGLPLYNFGAPSSVKSWVDHLIVPGLAYDPTTQQGLLGDREFVVLATRGGGYGEGTPRNGWDHAEPWLPHGLSMTGLQPRFISAELTLAPSVPAMAELIPLHEASLAAAEKEIDNLWLPASAQR; translated from the coding sequence ATGCATCTGCTGCATATCGACTCAAGCATTCGGGGTGACTGGTCGGTCAGCCGGAAGCTCACCGCACGCGCCGTCGCCAACTGGCGCGCGGCTCACCCAGACGGCACGGTGGCCTACCGAGATCTGGGCAAGGACCCGCTGCCGCACCTGGACGCGGATGGCGGTCTGGCTCGGATGACGCCGCCGGAGCAGCACAGCCCGGCGCAGCGCGAGTCCTGGGAGCTCAGCGAGCGGCTGGTCGACGAGGTCAAGCAGGCCGACGTGGTGCTGCTCGGCCTGCCGCTCTACAACTTCGGCGCGCCCAGCAGCGTCAAGTCCTGGGTCGACCACCTGATCGTGCCCGGGTTGGCCTACGACCCGACGACCCAGCAGGGCCTGCTCGGCGACCGCGAGTTCGTGGTGCTGGCCACCCGGGGTGGCGGCTACGGCGAGGGCACCCCACGAAACGGCTGGGACCACGCCGAGCCGTGGCTTCCGCACGGCCTGTCGATGACCGGCCTGCAGCCGCGTTTCATCAGCGCCGAGCTGACCCTGGCGCCGTCGGTGCCGGCGATGGCCGAGTTGATCCCGCTGCACGAGGCGAGCCTCGCGGCGGCCGAGAAGGAGATCGACAACCTCTGGCTGCCGGCCTCCGCCCAGCGCTGA
- a CDS encoding DoxX family protein: MFATYVTVTILASVFTGIAAVTYLMGHDYPKAQADMKRVPHSWLPRLGATLAAGSLGLLVGFAVPLLGTLAAAGLVLYFVGALIAHLRVGSRKLVGWAVFFVTSIAALVVNLAHHW, encoded by the coding sequence ATGTTCGCCACGTACGTCACCGTCACCATCCTCGCCTCGGTCTTCACCGGCATCGCCGCCGTCACCTACCTGATGGGCCACGACTACCCGAAGGCCCAGGCGGACATGAAGCGGGTGCCGCACTCGTGGTTACCGCGGTTGGGTGCGACGCTCGCCGCCGGCTCCCTGGGACTGCTCGTCGGGTTCGCCGTGCCACTGCTCGGAACACTCGCCGCCGCCGGCCTCGTCCTGTACTTCGTCGGCGCGCTCATCGCACACCTGCGGGTCGGCTCGCGCAAACTCGTGGGATGGGCGGTCTTCTTCGTGACCTCGATCGCCGCGCTGGTGGTGAACCTCGCCCACCACTGGTGA
- a CDS encoding MarR family winged helix-turn-helix transcriptional regulator, whose amino-acid sequence MSAQPLDTSEHRSGALLDHLARRMRLRSESVLAPLGLRPRHLVALTVLRDSGGSSQQALASTLEMDSTNIVGLLNDLEADQLVERRRSPEDRRRHVVELTEDGAKRLSEAECALASAEDEVLGALGPADRETLYELLRRAVNTSPAICTEALRADVDSC is encoded by the coding sequence ATGTCCGCGCAGCCGCTCGACACCTCGGAGCACCGCTCGGGCGCACTCCTGGACCACCTGGCCCGGCGCATGCGGCTGCGGTCGGAGTCGGTGCTGGCACCGCTGGGGCTCCGCCCCCGGCACCTGGTCGCGCTCACCGTGCTCCGCGACAGCGGCGGGAGCAGCCAGCAGGCGCTCGCCAGCACACTGGAGATGGACAGCACCAACATCGTCGGGCTGCTCAACGACCTCGAAGCCGACCAACTGGTCGAGCGACGCCGTTCGCCCGAGGACCGTCGGCGACACGTCGTCGAACTCACCGAAGACGGTGCGAAACGCCTCAGCGAGGCGGAATGCGCCCTCGCGAGTGCTGAGGACGAGGTGCTGGGAGCGTTGGGGCCCGCCGACCGGGAAACGCTCTACGAATTGCTTCGACGTGCCGTCAACACGTCACCGGCCATCTGCACAGAGGCGCTCCGCGCCGACGTCGACTCCTGCTGA
- a CDS encoding potassium channel family protein translates to MIHFPAQRRGPLSALSLRLAAALGLVFAVVAAVYLGRDGYRDVNEDGLTLLDCFYYAVVSLSTTGYGDITPATPSARLVNVLFITPARVIFLIILVGTTLEVLTEQYRTGRRLSRWRRAVKDHVIICGYGTKGRSAVSALMENGLDRSRIVVVERSATALRQATSAGLVAIEGSATRSSVLNEAHVKSAKAVIIATDSDDASVLVALTVRQLTAGQVRIIAAAREAENAPLLKQSGAHHVIVSSATAGRLLGLSTSAPPLIDVVEDLLTPGQGMALAMRSAERDEVGRSPRELDSLVIALVRRGKVVTLADRAGAVIETGDMLVHVRDDRPQSATTA, encoded by the coding sequence GTGATCCATTTCCCCGCGCAGCGTCGGGGCCCGCTGAGCGCGCTGAGCCTACGGCTCGCCGCCGCCCTGGGCCTGGTCTTCGCCGTGGTCGCCGCGGTCTACCTGGGCCGGGACGGCTACCGCGACGTCAACGAGGACGGCCTCACCCTGCTCGACTGCTTCTACTACGCGGTCGTGTCGCTCTCGACCACCGGTTACGGGGACATCACCCCGGCGACGCCGTCGGCCCGGCTGGTCAACGTCCTCTTCATCACCCCGGCCCGAGTGATCTTCCTGATCATCCTGGTCGGCACCACCCTGGAAGTCTTGACCGAGCAGTACCGGACCGGCCGTCGCCTGTCGCGCTGGAGGAGAGCCGTGAAGGACCACGTCATCATCTGCGGCTACGGCACCAAGGGGCGCAGCGCGGTCTCCGCCCTGATGGAGAACGGTCTGGACCGCTCCCGGATCGTGGTGGTGGAGCGCAGCGCCACCGCGCTGCGGCAGGCCACCTCCGCCGGGCTGGTCGCCATCGAGGGTTCGGCGACCCGCTCGTCGGTGCTGAACGAGGCGCACGTCAAGAGCGCCAAGGCCGTGATCATCGCGACGGACAGCGACGACGCCTCGGTCCTGGTCGCGCTGACCGTTCGGCAGCTCACCGCCGGCCAGGTGCGGATCATCGCGGCGGCACGGGAGGCGGAGAACGCCCCGTTGCTCAAGCAGAGCGGCGCGCACCACGTGATCGTCTCCTCGGCGACCGCGGGCCGGCTGCTCGGTCTCTCCACCTCGGCACCGCCGCTGATCGACGTGGTGGAGGACCTGCTGACTCCGGGGCAGGGCATGGCGTTGGCGATGCGTTCGGCGGAGCGGGACGAGGTGGGCCGATCGCCGCGTGAGCTGGACTCACTGGTGATCGCCCTGGTGCGGCGGGGCAAGGTGGTCACCCTGGCCGACCGGGCCGGTGCGGTGATCGAGACCGGCGACATGCTGGTGCACGTACGCGACGACCGCCCCCAGTCGGCGACGACCGCCTGA
- a CDS encoding glycoside hydrolase family 6 protein codes for MAILSPLRSRSAAISVAAIAGTVAAGVCFAVSGASAGTVSGSLYRDPSSAVVRWVAANPGDSRASVIRDKIASQPQARWFANFNPSTVQAEVSEHIGAANAGQQIPVLAVYEITNRDCGGASAGGAPDLNQYQTWVTNFARGLGNQTVLIILETDSLALLTCLSSSEINARNQAISTATRTIKSANPNAKVYLDAGHSTWNSASETANRLRAAGVQYADGFFSNVSNYNSTSSEANFGRAVISSLNGMGISGKRQVIDTSRNGGASGDWCGDDNTDRRIGQYPTTNTGDANIDAYLWVKPPGEADGCRYTAGSFQPDLAFSLANGAPNPPTTTPPTTPPTTTTPPTTPPNTTPPAGGGCYADVAINQWAGGFTASVTVTAGQSDINGWTVTIVLPGGAAVTGTWNAQASGTSGTVQFRNVGYNGRVLGRQSTNFGFQGTGTGPGTTATCVTA; via the coding sequence GTGGCTATCCTCTCCCCGCTCCGCAGCAGATCGGCGGCCATCAGTGTGGCGGCCATCGCGGGCACCGTCGCCGCAGGCGTCTGCTTCGCCGTCAGCGGTGCGTCCGCCGGCACTGTCTCCGGCTCGCTCTACCGCGACCCGAGCTCAGCGGTCGTCCGCTGGGTCGCCGCCAACCCCGGCGACTCGCGTGCCTCGGTCATCCGCGACAAGATCGCGAGTCAGCCGCAGGCCCGCTGGTTCGCCAACTTCAACCCGTCGACGGTGCAGGCCGAGGTCTCCGAGCACATCGGCGCCGCCAACGCGGGGCAGCAGATCCCGGTGCTGGCGGTGTACGAGATCACCAACCGGGACTGCGGCGGAGCCAGCGCGGGTGGGGCGCCAGACCTCAACCAGTACCAGACGTGGGTGACCAACTTCGCCAGAGGGCTGGGCAACCAGACCGTCCTGATCATCCTGGAGACCGACTCGCTCGCCCTGCTGACGTGCCTGAGCAGCAGTGAGATCAACGCGCGTAACCAGGCCATCTCGACAGCCACCCGGACCATCAAGTCGGCCAACCCCAACGCCAAGGTGTACCTCGACGCCGGGCACTCCACCTGGAACAGCGCGAGTGAGACGGCCAACCGGCTCCGGGCGGCCGGCGTGCAGTACGCCGACGGCTTCTTCAGCAACGTGTCGAACTACAACTCCACCTCCAGCGAGGCGAACTTCGGCCGGGCGGTCATCTCCTCGCTCAACGGCATGGGCATCTCGGGCAAGCGCCAGGTCATCGACACCAGTCGTAACGGCGGTGCGAGCGGGGACTGGTGCGGCGACGACAACACCGACCGGCGCATCGGGCAGTACCCGACGACGAACACCGGCGACGCCAACATCGACGCGTACCTCTGGGTGAAGCCGCCGGGTGAGGCGGACGGCTGCCGCTACACGGCCGGTTCGTTCCAGCCCGACCTGGCCTTCAGTCTGGCCAACGGCGCACCCAACCCGCCGACGACCACACCGCCCACCACGCCTCCGACCACCACGACCCCGCCGACCACTCCCCCCAACACCACGCCGCCGGCCGGTGGCGGCTGCTACGCGGACGTGGCGATCAACCAGTGGGCCGGCGGTTTCACCGCGAGCGTGACGGTCACCGCCGGGCAGTCGGACATCAACGGCTGGACCGTGACCATCGTGCTGCCCGGCGGTGCGGCGGTCACCGGCACCTGGAACGCCCAGGCCAGCGGCACCAGCGGAACCGTCCAGTTCCGCAACGTGGGCTACAACGGCCGCGTCCTCGGCCGGCAGTCGACCAACTTCGGCTTCCAGGGCACCGGCACCGGTCCGGGTACGACGGCCACCTGCGTGACCGCCTGA
- a CDS encoding M23 family metallopeptidase, which translates to MILYEEPRPNPSRLVGPGGPRPEDLGGVAYLRGLSRRGFLTSAALAASGVSAAFGLLPRSAQAAGSYQRPCGNVRISSSWQDHRNRTPPSGEPGTDYAVGTGTPVMAAANGTIRYVKTDTSTATGRVVGMAHDDGNYTRHLHLSSITVSTGQRVSRGQTIAYSGASASGSDSGVGPHVHTSLWLNTGSPTNFGATVDFENHVGDVTNPNPPDQEVDEVFIANVKGNWYLVVPQGTSKPRAVVLGGDSNAAASGIPVLNFSWDPSINALRAAVDGIG; encoded by the coding sequence ATGATCCTCTACGAGGAGCCTCGCCCGAACCCTTCCCGGCTCGTCGGCCCCGGCGGCCCGCGGCCCGAGGATCTCGGCGGCGTCGCCTACCTGCGTGGACTTTCGAGACGAGGCTTCCTCACCAGCGCCGCACTGGCGGCGTCCGGGGTGTCGGCCGCCTTCGGTCTGCTGCCCCGCTCCGCTCAGGCTGCCGGCAGCTATCAGAGGCCATGCGGAAATGTCCGGATCTCCAGTTCTTGGCAGGATCACCGAAACCGGACGCCTCCCTCGGGCGAGCCGGGCACTGACTACGCGGTCGGGACCGGCACTCCCGTCATGGCCGCGGCGAACGGCACGATCCGGTACGTGAAGACCGACACCTCCACCGCGACCGGACGCGTCGTGGGGATGGCCCACGACGACGGCAACTACACCCGGCACCTGCACCTGTCGTCGATCACCGTCTCCACCGGACAACGTGTGTCGCGGGGCCAGACCATCGCGTACTCCGGCGCCTCGGCGAGCGGCAGTGACTCCGGCGTCGGACCGCATGTACACACGAGTCTGTGGTTGAACACCGGCAGTCCGACGAACTTCGGCGCGACGGTGGATTTCGAGAACCACGTCGGGGACGTCACCAACCCGAACCCGCCCGACCAGGAGGTAGATGAAGTGTTCATCGCGAATGTGAAGGGCAACTGGTACCTGGTGGTCCCTCAGGGCACCAGCAAGCCGCGGGCGGTGGTCCTCGGTGGCGACAGCAACGCCGCCGCCTCCGGCATCCCGGTCCTGAACTTCAGTTGGGACCCGTCGATCAACGCACTCAGGGCTGCGGTCGACGGCATCGGTTGA
- a CDS encoding helix-turn-helix transcriptional regulator, giving the protein MSLLRRVIGGVLRRLRQSQGRTLREVAAAAGVSVPYLSEVERGRKEASSEVLAAICRALGIRLSDLLEEARDDLRRVEPRIPATPRATLGRFEQAGVARRDASQHALRTSRPVLHRAPGATGPTLRVGAAASAGGARPGPRTAALSACVRARAGARRVTVA; this is encoded by the coding sequence ATGTCGTTGCTGCGACGAGTCATCGGCGGAGTGTTGCGCCGACTACGCCAGAGCCAGGGCCGCACGCTGCGCGAGGTCGCCGCTGCCGCCGGGGTCTCCGTGCCCTACCTGTCCGAGGTGGAACGGGGCCGCAAGGAAGCCTCCTCGGAGGTGCTCGCGGCGATCTGCCGAGCGCTCGGCATCCGCCTCTCCGACCTGTTGGAGGAGGCCCGCGACGACCTGCGCCGCGTCGAGCCGCGCATCCCGGCCACCCCACGGGCGACACTCGGCCGCTTCGAGCAGGCCGGGGTGGCCCGACGCGACGCGAGCCAACACGCCCTCCGGACGAGCCGACCCGTCCTGCACCGGGCCCCCGGTGCGACCGGGCCGACCCTCCGCGTCGGGGCGGCGGCCTCCGCTGGTGGCGCACGCCCCGGTCCGCGTACCGCCGCGTTGTCGGCCTGTGTGCGGGCCCGGGCGGGTGCGCGGCGGGTGACAGTCGCGTAG